A stretch of the Coprobacillus cateniformis genome encodes the following:
- a CDS encoding SMODS domain-containing nucleotidyltransferase, protein MSVNSYLSSCASNLVLSSTEKDSISTSINTLETRLTSYFGYNIKEKFKFGSYTRGTILPRKVDDNSDVDYMVVFDNSENYKPQTFLNRLKKFAETKYSTSEIYQSSPTIVLELNHIKFELVPAYKSWGTYYIPDGKGGWMATYPNDFNNTLVEANNNNSYKIKPLVRLIKHWNVNVNYHDLTSYEIEKIISENMKYAYFTCTSYTDYAKKHSIY, encoded by the coding sequence ATGTCAGTAAATTCATATTTAAGCAGTTGTGCTTCTAATTTAGTACTATCTTCAACTGAAAAAGATAGCATATCTACTTCTATTAACACATTAGAAACTAGATTAACATCTTATTTTGGATATAATATAAAAGAAAAATTTAAATTTGGTTCTTACACTAGAGGAACAATATTACCAAGGAAAGTTGATGATAATTCGGATGTTGATTATATGGTTGTTTTTGATAATTCAGAGAATTACAAGCCTCAAACCTTTTTAAATAGATTAAAAAAGTTTGCCGAAACAAAATATTCTACTTCTGAAATATATCAGTCATCACCAACAATAGTATTAGAATTAAATCATATAAAATTTGAATTGGTTCCAGCTTATAAAAGTTGGGGCACGTATTATATTCCTGATGGAAAAGGTGGTTGGATGGCGACATATCCGAATGATTTTAATAATACCCTTGTAGAAGCGAACAATAATAATTCTTATAAAATAAAGCCATTAGTTAGGTTAATAAAACATTGGAATGTAAATGTAAATTATCATGATTTAACTTCATATGAAATAGAAAAAATAATTTCAGAAAATATGAAGTATGCCTATTTTACTTGTACAAGTTATACAGATTATGCAAAAAAGCATTCAATCTATTAA
- a CDS encoding AlwI family type II restriction endonuclease, with translation MAQKNRSKEIWLVPKRVSLHQTICLIDGIIERKYDGTVWNPQKQNNLGVNLKKWGATLDGKNVAQQSIRTLVAAIPQYLGFVYINTDTTPNTICLTEAGMALWHKHKDELIKIPNLRDGKDSLITKSDCVLTQMEKLQITNPIINKDCENIYVFPFRFMLKILLRLKYLDKEEIAYFLFKVRNEDEVEVVVQEIENFRSLSSQKREILINAFKKTHIGNITLVKASSAGYFMSLCQITGIIDKITVYPENKTRSIPALRINEEYKDYVKEILDKKYNKAEVFDFADNLQLWIDYIGNPERKFPPISVTIKNDTNSNFLIQVYKENICKYDDLINANDVLQFPMFVNEEYNVKVIDINTGVELTSMDVVPNFESRLFEIHAENNDDNEKDETIEEIAEDIIEHCSSQNFSGKTLNYISTLNKVLGLDKLNDKSLRGAYFEYYAYKMLLKLLDLKVIDNVIWNGKIGKYGLPTQAPGGKTGTPDIIFTIDDTDYVLELTTIKSKSGQFAAEGSSVPDHIRLHKMNSKNNVVGIFCAPVIHERNTNAMQSILEQFDIKLHCITEKDFINVLLTKNRDNIKNFLEI, from the coding sequence ATGGCACAAAAGAATAGATCAAAAGAAATATGGTTGGTCCCAAAACGAGTTAGTTTGCATCAAACAATTTGCTTGATTGACGGGATAATTGAAAGAAAATATGATGGAACTGTTTGGAATCCTCAAAAGCAAAATAACTTAGGTGTTAATTTAAAAAAATGGGGAGCCACGCTAGACGGTAAAAATGTTGCACAACAGTCAATAAGAACATTAGTTGCAGCAATACCACAATATTTAGGGTTTGTATACATTAACACTGATACTACACCTAATACAATTTGTTTGACAGAAGCTGGTATGGCTTTATGGCATAAACATAAGGATGAATTAATTAAAATTCCAAATTTAAGAGATGGTAAAGACTCTTTGATTACTAAATCAGATTGTGTTCTAACACAAATGGAAAAATTGCAAATCACTAATCCTATAATTAATAAAGATTGCGAAAATATTTATGTTTTTCCGTTCAGATTCATGTTAAAGATTCTATTACGATTAAAATATTTAGACAAAGAAGAAATTGCATATTTTCTATTTAAAGTAAGAAACGAAGATGAAGTGGAAGTTGTTGTACAAGAAATAGAAAATTTCCGTAGTTTATCATCTCAAAAAAGAGAGATACTTATTAATGCTTTTAAAAAGACTCATATTGGAAATATAACATTAGTTAAAGCTTCTTCTGCTGGTTATTTTATGTCTTTATGTCAGATTACAGGAATTATTGATAAAATAACAGTTTATCCAGAAAATAAGACGAGAAGTATTCCAGCACTAAGAATTAATGAAGAGTATAAAGATTATGTAAAAGAAATTTTAGATAAGAAATACAATAAAGCTGAAGTTTTTGATTTTGCCGATAATTTACAGCTATGGATTGATTACATTGGTAATCCAGAAAGGAAGTTTCCGCCTATAAGTGTTACTATTAAAAATGATACAAATAGCAACTTTTTAATTCAAGTTTATAAAGAAAATATATGTAAGTATGATGATTTAATTAATGCAAATGATGTATTGCAATTTCCAATGTTTGTTAATGAGGAATATAATGTCAAAGTAATTGATATTAATACTGGAGTGGAACTTACATCAATGGATGTTGTTCCAAATTTCGAATCAAGATTATTTGAAATTCATGCAGAAAATAATGATGACAATGAAAAAGATGAAACTATAGAAGAGATTGCCGAGGATATTATTGAACATTGTTCATCGCAAAACTTCTCTGGTAAAACTTTAAATTACATTTCTACTTTGAATAAAGTATTAGGGTTAGATAAATTAAATGATAAGTCTTTAAGAGGTGCTTATTTTGAATATTATGCTTATAAAATGTTGTTGAAACTTTTAGATTTAAAAGTTATAGACAATGTGATTTGGAATGGTAAAATTGGCAAATATGGTTTGCCAACTCAGGCACCTGGTGGAAAAACAGGTACACCAGATATTATTTTTACTATTGACGATACAGATTATGTTTTAGAATTAACAACAATTAAATCTAAGTCTGGACAATTTGCTGCTGAAGGTTCTTCTGTTCCAGATCATATACGATTACATAAGATGAATTCGAAAAATAATGTAGTTGGAATCTTCTGTGCGCCAGTCATCCATGAAAGAAATACAAATGCAATGCAGTCTATATTAGAGCAGTTTGATATTAAACTGCATTGCATTACTGAAAAAGATTTTATTAATGTTTTACTAACAAAAAATAGAGACAACATTAAGAATTTTTTAGAAATTTAA
- a CDS encoding DNA methyltransferase has translation MFSEEQVINVEFLPNDIVDGATYIIKQSNPNSYTHGMFKYPCKFIPEIPRWGIKKYSKKENTIVFDPFSGSGTTLLEANINGLNAYGTEIDDIAKLIIKVKTTRLDNNQINELDKIFEEIISIIYKEDAIAYIPLINNLEHWFQNDVIKQLGKMKNYIDSINDSEIRDFFKLCMVSIVKRVSNADDASPKPYVSRKVIKIPPTVQKEFTSIFNRYKQMLIETNEIKKFGNTSLLEGNALDFEIPNIDLVITSPPYINAFDYGRTMRLENLWLATLTEECLRKKKSKYVGTEKIDIKKEKENLEILKKSELLNQYFNEILEQDVKRALIVKKFFEDMEKNLMLVYKCLNYGGKYIIVIGNSNIRKVNIESWKVLNDLATNIGFVRINYFNYVIQNPYIRIPRKEKGGKINNDYVLVLERR, from the coding sequence ATGTTTAGTGAAGAACAAGTAATAAATGTAGAATTCTTACCTAATGACATTGTAGATGGAGCAACTTATATTATTAAACAGTCTAACCCTAACAGTTATACTCATGGGATGTTTAAATACCCATGCAAATTTATTCCGGAAATACCAAGATGGGGGATAAAAAAGTATTCAAAGAAAGAGAATACTATTGTATTTGATCCTTTTTCTGGAAGTGGTACAACATTATTAGAAGCAAATATTAATGGTTTAAATGCTTATGGCACTGAAATTGATGATATAGCGAAATTAATCATTAAAGTAAAAACAACAAGGTTAGATAATAATCAAATTAATGAATTAGACAAAATTTTTGAAGAAATTATTTCCATTATTTATAAAGAAGATGCAATTGCATATATACCACTAATAAATAATTTAGAGCATTGGTTTCAAAATGATGTAATCAAACAATTAGGGAAAATGAAAAATTATATTGACTCTATTAATGATTCTGAAATTAGAGATTTTTTTAAATTATGTATGGTTTCTATTGTTAAGAGAGTTTCTAATGCTGATGATGCTTCACCAAAACCTTATGTTTCAAGAAAGGTTATTAAAATACCTCCAACTGTTCAAAAAGAATTTACTTCCATTTTTAATAGATACAAACAAATGTTAATTGAAACGAATGAAATAAAAAAATTTGGTAATACGTCATTACTAGAAGGAAATGCATTGGATTTTGAAATTCCAAATATAGATTTGGTAATTACATCTCCCCCATATATTAATGCTTTTGATTATGGTAGAACAATGAGATTAGAAAATCTGTGGTTGGCCACATTGACAGAAGAATGTTTGAGAAAAAAGAAAAGTAAATATGTGGGGACAGAAAAAATAGATATAAAAAAAGAAAAAGAAAACTTGGAGATATTAAAAAAAAGTGAACTGTTAAATCAATATTTTAATGAAATTTTAGAACAAGATGTTAAAAGAGCGCTGATTGTTAAAAAGTTTTTTGAAGATATGGAAAAAAATTTAATGTTAGTTTATAAATGTTTAAATTATGGTGGAAAGTATATTATTGTTATAGGAAATAGTAATATTAGAAAAGTAAATATCGAAAGTTGGAAAGTATTAAATGATTTAGCGACTAATATTGGATTTGTTAGAATAAATTATTTCAATTATGTTATACAAAATCCTTATATTAGAATTCCGAGAAAAGAAAAAGGTGGAAAAATTAATAATGACTATGTTTTAGTCTTAGAAAGGAGATAG
- a CDS encoding DNA methyltransferase, producing MELVTTKELSVLWGISARRIAVLCEENRIKGALKKGKTWLIPKNVDKPYDERHKRITGTIEDYKKIESRYNVIYPDSPNATYTSLLNYSDDLNKSFQRWYRYKEGYSVELVEQLINEYCCKKKGVILDPFSGSGSTLLAAKEMGYSSVGFEVNPFSFFLAQCKLDTYDKELIDQFKKSYESILENAEKCEIEYKLPKLSISEKVFEKNIERYYMTICYLIDAEKSIDIKVKKLLKLGWLACLEPLSNYRKAGNGLKIKKYAKPRILTIEDAKIMLLEQYQNIYIDLLKNKDFENINLINDSCMNMNKYLKNNSVDGIIFSPPYANCFDYTEIYKLELWFGGFVHEYADLKKLRCKSLHSHLNGNLNPEVESRSEFLSILVDKLSEKKLWDKKIPKMLKLYYDDMFNVIDQCYEALNINGFCSIVVGNSAYGGIVFPADLILAQYAESIGFKVDKIEIDRYIITSSQQYEITKDAGKYLRESVICLVKNK from the coding sequence ATGGAATTAGTTACTACAAAAGAATTATCTGTCTTGTGGGGGATAAGTGCAAGGAGAATAGCAGTATTGTGTGAAGAAAACAGAATAAAAGGTGCTTTGAAAAAAGGAAAAACATGGCTGATTCCTAAAAATGTAGATAAACCTTATGATGAAAGACATAAAAGAATTACAGGAACAATTGAAGATTATAAAAAAATAGAGTCTCGATATAATGTGATTTATCCTGATAGTCCAAATGCAACTTATACTAGTTTGCTTAATTATTCTGATGATTTAAATAAGTCGTTTCAAAGATGGTATAGATATAAAGAAGGTTATTCTGTTGAGCTGGTTGAACAACTAATTAATGAATACTGTTGCAAGAAAAAAGGAGTAATTTTAGATCCCTTTTCTGGTAGTGGAAGTACATTGTTGGCGGCTAAAGAAATGGGATACTCAAGTGTTGGTTTTGAAGTTAATCCTTTTTCATTTTTTTTGGCGCAATGTAAACTAGATACTTATGATAAGGAGTTGATAGATCAATTTAAAAAAAGCTACGAATCAATTTTAGAAAATGCAGAAAAGTGTGAAATTGAATATAAATTGCCAAAACTTTCTATCAGTGAAAAAGTTTTCGAAAAAAATATAGAAAGATACTATATGACTATTTGTTATTTAATAGATGCAGAGAAATCTATAGATATAAAGGTTAAAAAATTATTGAAATTAGGATGGCTAGCTTGTTTAGAACCTTTGTCAAATTATCGAAAAGCTGGAAATGGTTTAAAGATAAAAAAATACGCTAAGCCACGCATTCTAACGATAGAAGATGCTAAAATTATGCTGTTAGAGCAGTATCAGAATATTTATATAGATTTATTAAAAAATAAAGATTTTGAAAATATAAATTTAATAAACGATAGCTGCATGAATATGAATAAATATCTAAAAAATAATAGCGTTGATGGAATTATTTTTTCTCCACCATATGCAAATTGTTTCGATTATACAGAAATTTACAAATTAGAATTGTGGTTTGGTGGATTTGTTCATGAATATGCAGATTTAAAAAAGTTAAGATGCAAATCCTTACACTCGCATTTAAATGGAAATTTAAATCCTGAAGTGGAATCACGAAGTGAATTTTTGTCAATTTTAGTAGATAAATTAAGTGAAAAAAAATTATGGGATAAAAAAATCCCTAAAATGTTGAAATTATATTATGATGATATGTTCAACGTTATTGATCAGTGCTATGAGGCACTTAACATTAATGGCTTTTGTTCTATTGTAGTGGGTAATTCAGCATATGGAGGTATAGTCTTTCCTGCTGATTTAATTTTAGCTCAATATGCAGAAAGCATTGGATTTAAAGTAGATAAAATAGAAATAGATCGGTATATTATAACAAGTTCTCAGCAATATGAAATTACTAAAGACGCTGGAAAATATTTAAGGGAGAGTGTTATATGTTTAGTGAAGAACAAGTAA